The Osmia bicornis bicornis chromosome 16, iOsmBic2.1, whole genome shotgun sequence genome includes the window TTTTTATGATAAATCTCCACCTGCAGTCAGGTGTAGGCCACACCATAGATGTTCTAGACGATGTGGATCGAGCACCCTTTCATATACCTGTCTGCACCAAGTTGACACTTGTTTGCCCTTCTCTGTCTTCGATTGCGATAGCGATTTGAATAAGAAAGTGGTGAATTCGTGGCAATCTCTCGAGACACTCCTAAAAAGATATCAGAATAACGTGCACCGTCTCCAAATCTTCGAGCAAACGTAATAAATTAACACgtatattcaaaatttatgaTCATTCAAACGACATGAATTGTAGACGGTTCACAAACTCTCGTTCGTGTTTCGACCACGTGTTTCACatgactaatcggttctatgAATGAATGCTACGTTGATATTAACCAGGATTTCACAAAGGTAAAGAAACCACCAACTCTTTCTTGATATCTAGACTTGTGTATGCTGCAATCTCCTGCACTCCACCCTATCTGGACAATGGATAAATATTTGCACTgcttaaataaatattattaaaataaatattgtattaggcgtacaaattaattcggtgcctttttttttttaattaatggcttatttttcaaatttacaaaagcgcgggaaaatatttgaatttaaaatagtaaccAAGAAAGTGTAATATTAAAggtaccgaattaatttgtaccatttaaaagaaacaaatatttttaccaaTGTCCACATGGTATACTGTACTCTGTGGCTATTTAAATGTAATCCCACCCTTTGGTTGCCTCATCAAGCTTTATTATGTGctctttctatttctttctttctcagTATTGTCTCTCCTTACGACGACCGTGATCGTTATAAACCACAGGATAAATGGACCAAAcgaaattctaaaaaataCTTAATAAAATGATCCATCGATCCTGTTGGcataatattgaaattagaatttcCTTCGAGCACAATCAATTTAATCTGCTCCAGAGGAGTCATTGATTGATTGTGAGACGAAGGAAATGTGCAAGATGGTTTTAAAAGAACCGAAATGAGATTGATGTTTCTTGAATTTAGGTACACTCCTTCTACACGGGGCCAGTAATGCCCTCGAACGGTGGCCGTCGAATGTCCACGGGCGCAGGAATGCAGTCGGTTGGCAGTAGATTGTCCAGTCAAACCCAGTCGTCGCATTATGGTAGTTACGGTCAGCACACAGGCAGTGGAAGAATAATGCCTAGAAGCGGTTCGGATCAGCATTTGCCTCGAGTCGACTACACCAGCATCACTACACCTGCTCGACACACTCTTCTTAGATCCAGCTTGAAGTCGGGTCCGTTGACAGACTGATTTAGAGCAAGAATCTTGTGAGATATAGCTGTTCGTTGTTTATGGTCCTCTGTTGCGCCTAACAGGAACATCAGCGTTGAGATACAACACCAGATATGGCACCCAAGGGGACAGTACAACGTCGGCCCAAAGGCAAGGTCAGTTTGGCACCCTGACAAGGAGGCACCGACCCTCGTTGGACTACGCGTCCGACACCGAGGCAACGTGTTCCAGTTCGCCGAAGTCTGCGTACTATTACTACAGGCACAACATGAATAATCCATCTCAGAGCAGTGCTGTGTCGCACCTTGCCACCCTCTCCAGGTCGCAAATTGGTCAGAGTTCCTCCGGTCAGTTGTGttacaaagaaatattttttgatagCTGTTGATAGGGTTGATATAAATGTATGGGTTCATATGTTGTAGGTCTGAGATCAAATTCGTTGCCTCGCAGTGGCAGAACGTTGCCTCAGCAACCTGGTCTTAGATCTGGACTTAGTACGGTAGCATCAGGACTGATAGATCAGGAAGACAGCGATGGAGCACTGTCAGCACCTGAATTACCTTCCATCAGACGTGACAGAGGTAACAGTGATTAAGTCACCATAGGTTATCGTTAAGTTAACGTTTGGATTTGAACAATAGGAAGAATACCGTCATCACCCAGTGTGTTCACGTCGGACGAATACAGAGCATGGCTGAGTAGAACGCCAAGCACCAGTGCGTTGTACGAACAGATCAGAGCTACTACGGCTAGACCACCGCGTTACACTTATAGCGCAGAAAATATTCATGCAGCTGCGAATCAAGTAAGTAAATATGTGGCAACAAATTAAATGGTCAGTATTTTATTACCAAAATGgtataaaaatactaaacgGTTAGGTTAGGTCAGGTTAGGAATGGTCAGTATACAAAAATTAACCAAACTTCCTTCCTTTTCAATTAagtttacatatttttttttaaataaaataaatattattaatcgaATAGGATAAGAAACAGTAAAAATAgtaggaaaaattaaaaaaattatttaattaatgatttcTTCTTGTGCAGGGTGAATATGGAAGTTACGGCGGGTACAGGCCACTCTCCAGCACGCTCGATCGTCTCTCGACGAGGTCAGCCTCGGCTCAACAAGTGAACCTAGCCAATCTGAGAGCATCGACAGCGATCAGTTCAACGTGCCATCGTGGAACGACGAATCCAAGACCGGCCTCGGTTGCGTCGAGTGCTCGTACATCGTTGACGAGTCAAAAGCCATCGTTGAGTAGCTCAGCCACCCAGAGGGCGACCTCGGTTAGGAGAATCAGGAACTTACTGGACCTAGAGTCCACGAGAAGCATACCCACCCCAACGCCTACCAGAACTCAGGATCAAAGACTGCTAGATATTAATCCTGCAGGTGAGCAGGCTGATTCTCGAAGTATTAAGTAAGATAATTCTACTTTTCGTCGCTTTTCTTCTGCAGAGTTCctcaaatataaaatagaaaaaccGCCAACTGTAGGGACTCCGAGCTCGACCAGCTCTCTCTTGAGTTCCCTCGGGGAAACGAGTAGCGGTGACCTGGCTGGTGGTATCAGTGGATTGCTATGGGTCCATCTTCTGGCTGGACGTGGTCTTCGTTCGACGACGTCCTCTTCGGCAGCTACCACGCCCTCGACACCATCAGGTCAGCCTAATTTAGGTACGTTCGGGAGTATGCACCTCCTCTAGACTACTACTCCTTCGCACACTTGGATCTCTTTCATCTAACTTCATTGGTAACATTCGTATCAGTACATTGATCGCCACTTAGGTCCTTTTTCCTTAGACTCTCGAATGTTAGCAGAAAGTTCATTTGAAATAGAAGTGAAATAAAGCCAGCAGGAAATATGAATTGGAAATGCAACCCCAAAAGTTCTCTATTGTTTAAAAATCAAACAGCTAGCTGTGGCTTAAGAGACTTGTATTGCGTGCTGGAGTGCGACAGGGTGCACAAAGCAAGAACAGTGGTGCGAACCGGTGACCTGATGTTCGACTGGGACGAGACCTTCGAGCTGGACCTCGTTGGCAACCGGCAACTGGACCTGCTCGTCTATTCCTGGGATCCTCAGTACAGGCATAAACTTTGTTACAAGGGCTCGGTGCATCTAGCGAGCCTCCTGAAGGAATCGCCTCTTCAACAGCTGGCTGTCAAGGTCGAGCCACGTGGCACGATCTACTTAAGACTGCGATACATTGATGCTCAGCAAACGTTCCGAAGGAGAGGACTTCCAGTCATATCTTTGGCCACCAGAGTTGCACCTCTCTTTGGAGTTGATCTTGACACAGTGGTGAGTGATATTTTCAGatctttcaattattaaatctTTCATGTATCATTTGGAATGTTACTTTGACTCTAGGTGAGCCGAGAGAGTAAAACTGGCGGAGTTCCTGGAGGTGTTTCCACCGCCCTAGCGATGGGTGTTCCAAATGTACCTATAATTGTCTGGCGCTGCGTCGAGGAAGTTGAAAGAAGAGGTCTCGATATCATCGGTTTGTACAGGCTTTGTGGATCAGCGACCAAGAAGAGGATACTTAGAGAAGCCTTTGAAAGGAATGCTCGTTCAGTGAATCTGTCACCTGATAATGTACCAGATATCAACGTTATTACTGGTTATTTTCTTCAACAAATAACACTCTACAGCAGACCTGTCTGACCTGTGGCCCACGGGCCAGTCGTGGCTCTTTCCCCCACCACGAAACTCGAGCTTGGCTCCTCCCACTCTTCCAATATTTGACGCGTATTCCCTAGTCCTAGGAAACCGCTGCCCCAATACTGACACTACTGCGTGGTGGGGGAAGTCTGAAGCAGTGGCTCTTTCGCTTCTAGGTCTTTTTATTTACGTGGATGAAATCTTCAAAAGACACCCCccgcccccctggggaggggccggGGTAGTGTGGAATTTACACCTCCACGGTGGCCTGCACTGGGCCTGTAGAAAGGGCTCTGGGACCCCCGCCCCTGTCGCGAAGGAGGGTCTACCCTTTGACCCTCCCCCGTGTAGCAGTTAGACAGGCCTGCTCTACTGATCAATTTCAATAGATATTTAATTCATGACCATCTGTCCTCAGGTGTGCTGAAGGATTACCTGCGAGAACTTCCAGAACCACTTTTCACAAAGTGCCTCTACCAAATGATGGTCGATGCACTGGCCGTCTGTTTACCAGATGATCCACAAGGCAGCGCCAAACTCATGTTCAGTATACTCGACTGTTTGCCAAAAGTGAACAGGGTTTGTATCTAACCAGAGAATGATCAGTTTTCATAAATCTGTATAATACTGCTTTACACTGTTTCATTTCTTTGAATAGTGCACATTAATTTACTTGTTGGACCACTTGGCAATGGTGGTGTCGCAGTGCAACAAAATGTCACCAGCAAGTCTGGCAGTCTGTTTCGGGCCAGTTTTGATGTTACATTCCGAGGAGAATGGGCCACCGTTAGACTTCCAACAGCCAATAGCTGTACTCAAGTATCTCCTTGAAATATGGCCCGTTAAGTCAGGTAATGTCGTCATTCctaacaatttattttcttgaaactAGATCCGGGTTAGAAAATGATTGTGAAAAGATGAATGAAGAATCGTTCTGATCAAACAATTGAACCAAGAGAATAAGAGCCGAATAATCAGTCGCTCATTTCACAGACAGTTCGGAAGATTTCTTCAGTCGCTTCAGCGCTTCCTCGAGTTACGCAACAAGCAGAGCACAACAACAGTCAACACCAAATGCAGCAGCatcagcagcagcaacagcagcagcaacaggtGCCGCATCAAATGCAGGGAACATTGGGACGAACAGGGCTGCCCTGGCAGCAGCAACACTCACTTCATCAACAGCCCCCAACTTCAACAGCCGCGGTTCTCGCGGCCTCCACTCGTCCTCCACCACCGGTCAAGCCTCGACAGGTTAGTGCCCTCTCGCTACTCTCGCTTTATCTCGGCGACGTTCGTTCCAATCTTTCACCAACCTCTTCTTCCCTCCTCTGTAGACGTTCCACTTTCTTCATTGACGCCTTAAGTAAGTAAAGAATACGTACTTGGACGAACAATTTCGCAAAACAATTGTACAGAGGATGGACAGGAAAGGAAGGTCAAAGATACAACTTTCCTGGTTTTCAGTTCacatgttataaaaattgtaaactAAGAGAAAGACCAGGAAAGTTTAATGAAACGCTTCAAGAAATCCGACAAAAGTCTTCGCTTTTTCTATCCGTGTCTCACATGCATTATATATATCTGAAGCGTGTTGTGAACAGCATGATAGGCAAAGTATAAAGACTCTGTTCATTCCCTTTTGTTTCGCTTCGCAGAACAAATCCCGACGCGCTTTCATAATCTCGGATCAGTGAAACGTTCGTTCCATTCATTTACTCATTCATTCATGCATACGTTCCATTCATTTACTCAGCTCATATCGGTTCCAGGTTCACGTGTGGCTCTCTCGAcgatctttttttattatgttaaTCACCAGTTGTTGCAGAATGTTCGCTATGCACCTAAACTACAAACGAATCCTACAGCTTTCCTTGAAAGATGAAGAAATTAAGAGAACATTTGATCAatcaatttcatttgaaaaattgagcTTGTTCTGCCTGGCAAACAATTTGCAAAGAAACGATGTCGCGTGTTGTATCCGTGTAAATAAAACGCCTCCGTGCATGTCTCGATGTCTCAGTTCTTGTACATTTATATTTGGGTGCAACGATGAAGATACCGGTTGCTTTATGATTTTCGTTTCTCTTTGCCGCCagtctctctctttctctctctctctcgacgTCTTTCTTATTATATAGTGACGATTTACGTTGTCTTCTTTATCTTTTTTCGTTTGGGCACGTATTCTTCAGAGCAAGCGCAAATTGCCGGCTCTACCAAACCGCTGACAGCACAGAGACGCCGCTTCTTGCACAggtattatcgttattatcgtttTCATTCGCGTTAAATCAGCCTTTAGTTATCATTATCATATTGCATGGCCCGAATATTCAGATATCAGAAAACCAATCTATACACTCATTCATCTGTCACCTTCCATTTTACTTTACTTGCACAGAGTCTGCGTGGGTGGTTCCAAGGAATTGTGTAAAAATGTACGGGACCATTGAAGAAATGCAATCCACTCAAACGATTACCTAAGATTCTACGCTGTATACAATTTAAACCTAAGAAACCAAATAAGCATCTAATTAAAACACAAAGTAACTTGTTATATTTATTCTGTCTATCAGTTGGTTGATGTACAAGCGTTCATGCGCAGAGTTTAGAGTACTCTTACAATGTACTTTCACCTCTCGTCGCATAGATGTttacttaattaaaattggaacGAAGAGAAAACATAGGGAAAGTGGTCCTTCTTAAGAGTAGCAAGCGTAGAGTGTTAAgtagtttattttaattgaccTACCACTCAACTTTTGACAACACTCTAAATCAGTCTGAGAGATCATTAGTACACCTAGAACGGTGGTAATTGCACCATGAGTGTGTTGCATCTTGAATTCGGTTTTATATTCACATTTTTTATGTAAGACTATGAATTACCTGTGCATTATTGAAACCGTATTCAAGTACACAATATTCTTTGAGTTCTCAGATATCCTTGTCCAACGAACACATAAATCTTAACCCTTCATCGATGAATGCAAGAATGCCAAAGTATAGTACGCAAGATGAGACACTTAAATGACTAATTCTACTTTTAACCATGTAACAATGTTAATTTAAAGCATCTCATATTCTCTTTAGATACCGTTCAGTTCCGCTTCATCATCGCCATTCAAAGACAAAAACATTTTGTTCAACAAGAAGTCTCGTTTTGGCTTCAAGAATCCTTCAGCGGAGCTTTCACCATAGAAACATTTGCATCCACCTTGCACACATAATCATGAAAATCTTCTTCCATGAAAATACAGAACTCTTTGCACATTAATTTCATAATCATCCTTTGTCACAAGAATAGACACGTTTCTTATTGGGTTTTGAAATCTAACGCTTCGGTCagagtgcaaagggttaatatacTTTCACACACAGCTTCCTGTTTGAGTCGAAGAAGCTTACATGACTAATGGAAAACGACGCTGGCGATACGGCGTCTCTGTTTGCACAGGTGATAGTCTCGTCTCCCGGTTCACCTAGCAGCGAGGAGTCGGAAGCCTCGCCGGAGCCAATTAACAAGAGCCTCATGGGTGGCCTGGGACTCGAGAAAGGCAACGAAGGGGTCACGACCAACTCGGCTGGCCCTGGAACAGAACAAATCACTCCGTCAAGCAGCGTCGACACCGAGGAGGGAAATACACCGCATCAGGAAGAAGGCGAGAAAGGCGTGGAGGGCGACGCTGAAGCCAGCGACGACGATCGACACCAGCACGTACCCAAGACGCATTAGAATCTTCTTCAAATACACGAGGATCAAGTCGGGGGTGCGCGTCCTGAATAGTTTGAATGTCTCGCTTTCCATTCATCGTTTGAACAACCTTTCGATACTTTTCAAGGGTCAAACTTCGTTTTAGAGGAGCAAAAATTAACGGTTCCAAAATATGTAGTCTTGtagtttttgacctgaaacattcaaaaatgcaagttaaacatggttttaaaaatacaattgtGGAAAAATGTACGTATTTAGTGATGTTTGACAGGTCAGTACGACGCCATATTGTTTCTACGCATTCTCTGATTGGTTCGCTGAAATGACTAACTTCCGcttactttatttaaaaacatatttCTTCTTGATTGCTGCTATCAAAAAAACCCATAAGATGTGTTTCGTTAATTTTACGAAACCTACGCCACAAAAATTCACATAGGCGATCGGCAAAGTCTTCGTCGTGAAAGCGACTCCGAATTTCGATTTCGAATTTATGCGCGAACCAATCTGAAGATCGCTAGAAGCAATATGGCGTCGTACTAACCTGTCAAAGTACGCGAAATACACTTTTCACacaattgtattttttaaacaattggTTTCCTGGACTTTTAACTTGcattttcgaatgtttcaGGTCGAAAACTATATTTGATACTTTCATGTGTACCGAAGAAGATTTGATACTTTTTATTCAACAATTTTTGGTTCCCTAAGACGAAGTGCAGCCTTTCCTATGATTGATGCTTCAGTTTTGCCCAACGCTGATGACACTGAATACAG containing:
- the LOC114877866 gene encoding rho GTPase-activating protein 100F isoform X5, whose protein sequence is MQWRKHVRIKYGGRVGVGQGQREREQVQLQVRVVQLQREGGARLSYVCHQPQLSSTARRGCSAATMLCCGRRKEGRGEVTDISASPGRQAPANQLRPKEPPPMVIQGDFRKVSGISTEIFKQIETVENDHDASTAAALEAVERRGEMVVRVIEPRQMGRQASEAAKKFIAMQDPKHPIHFVEIIKRPGQTLGLYIREGNGVDRNDGVFISRIALETAVYNSGCLKVGDEILAVNLVDVTHMSLDDVVIIMSIPRRLVLATRHGQHQPVSHSRQAEHKAPPVVVIKRELNEDESDHATSNHVRDGNRRRGDGREMLPSRSRLGLTGLGSSQDLGSSNGDLYYNSRPEGHWSYQPPPPPVITHQPKPSTTQHFQPYERGYPKTLESLAEKVHSFYTGPVMPSNGGRRMSTGAGMQSVGSRLSSQTQSSHYGSYGQHTGSGRIMPRSGSDQHLPRVDYTSITTPARHTLLRSSLKSGTSALRYNTRYGTQGDSTTSAQRQGQFGTLTRRHRPSLDYASDTEATCSSSPKSAYYYYRHNMNNPSQSSAVSHLATLSRSQIGQSSSGLRSNSLPRSGRTLPQQPGLRSGLSTVASGLIDQEDSDGALSAPELPSIRRDRGRIPSSPSVFTSDEYRAWLSRTPSTSALYEQIRATTARPPRYTYSAENIHAAANQGEYGSYGGYRPLSSTLDRLSTRSASAQQVNLANLRASTAISSTCHRGTTNPRPASVASSARTSLTSQKPSLSSSATQRATSVRRIRNLLDLESTRSIPTPTPTRTQDQRLLDINPAEFLKYKIEKPPTVGTPSSTSSLLSSLGETSSGDLAGGISGLLWVHLLAGRGLRSTTSSSAATTPSTPSGQPNLASCGLRDLYCVLECDRVHKARTVVRTGDLMFDWDETFELDLVGNRQLDLLVYSWDPQYRHKLCYKGSVHLASLLKESPLQQLAVKVEPRGTIYLRLRYIDAQQTFRRRGLPVISLATRVAPLFGVDLDTVVSRESKTGGVPGGVSTALAMGVPNVPIIVWRCVEEVERRGLDIIGLYRLCGSATKKRILREAFERNARSVNLSPDNVPDINVITGVLKDYLRELPEPLFTKCLYQMMVDALAVCLPDDPQGSAKLMFSILDCLPKVNRCTLIYLLDHLAMVVSQCNKMSPASLAVCFGPVLMLHSEENGPPLDFQQPIAVLKYLLEIWPVKSVRKISSVASALPRVTQQAEHNNSQHQMQQHQQQQQQQQQVPHQMQGTLGRTGLPWQQQHSLHQQPPTSTAAVLAASTRPPPPVKPRQVIVSSPGSPSSEESEASPEPINKSLMGGLGLEKGNEGVTTNSAGPGTEQITPSSSVDTEEGNTPHQEEGEKGVEGDAEASDDDRHQHVPKTH